The window AGCCTGCTATGCTACATCTATAATTGGCATGGACCACAAGCCCGCACCCAAACAAAGGGGCATGTGCTTATGCACTATAATATCTGCTTCTCGGTACATGTCCCTCTAAGCCTACGAACcctatctatcttttcatgcattCATGGGAATATTTCTTTATAGGTTCAGCCTGCACTCAATCATCACAGTCGATGAGTTGGTACATGAATGCATGGGTCATGAGAATCTCGTATGATCATTCCTATGATCAACCTTGTGTTAATTCGTCAGGCTGCTTTTTGAGGTGTCCGTAGCTATAAGTGGTCTCTGTCCCCGAGCAACAGTTATCTTAATCTGAGAATGATTTGATGAGCTTCCAAGGTTCCAACCTGGGAATTATCATATATTGATTAACCATGACCACTGGCTTAGTCAAATTTATTTACATCATTCCAAATGAATTTATTTGGGCCTTGTCATTTAGTCTTAGGCCCATTTACAGGTCAACTCCAATCATCTCTGCTTCGCTGAGCTCTTCTGGAGTTAGTTACATGATAATATGTGAAGATTTCGCGCCAAGCTTGTGGCCAAGTGTGCTTCCATCGATCTCTGCAGGCGGTACAAGTATTGCAGGACCGACATTGTTCGAGGAAGGCCTTTGGTCGGGCCACCTCATGATGTGGAGATGaacctcctccatctcctcgATGGCCGCCGCAAGCCTTTCTTTGATGCTCGTGTGATCGCAGCACACGATGCGCCCGTCGGAGGAGACCTCGGTGGGGAGGACTCCTTTCCCTTGCAGTCGAGAGACGATGACCAGGTGCCCTGTCTTGCTGGCATCACCGCAGAGGTTGCGGAGCCCGGCGCGATCCGCTGCTGAGCCTTTGAAAACGGAGCTTATGCAGATGAAGCCCTGCGCAAACGGTTGTGCATCAGGTGTTCGGCCTCGTGACTTGATGAGTTCAGATTTAGTACCTCCTCGGTTCTCTTGATGTCCATTCCGAATCTTCTCTCACCTTCCTCGGGTGCAAGCACCACCGGCACCTCCGCGATGCCCGGCAGGAACCAAAGTCGGATCGCTTGCAGTAGCTCGACCGTGGAGGTATGCTTCGGACTCTGCTGCTTGAGCCAACTCATTTCTTTCCAAGAACTCTGGCAATTGCCTCCGTCAGTAGATGCAGCCTTTTGCTTAAGCATTGATTCGACATGCATTAGAGTTAAACATTATGGAAAAAGAACTAGAATGTAGTGCATGTTTGGTGTTCACTCCATCTATTACTTGTATGAgagtagagaaagagagagacagagaggagcTAACGATTTGCTCTGTTTGGATGTTGACGAAGACGAGAGGAGCTCCGGAGGAGACGGCAGATGAGAACCAAGCCATGGATCGCGTCATGGTGGCCTCGAAGTTGCGCTCGCTGGGGAAAGGCATGAAGAGGATGGAGCTAATCAGAGTGGAATGGCGGTCCGGCAAGTAGGTTCCCACCTTCTTCTTCCAGTCGTAGCTCACGCTTTTCTTCCTGATGAACCCGATGCCATCCACGTTAACCACCGTTCTGCTCATTTCTGCATGGGTGCATGCAACGGTACTGCATGAGTCATGATCTAAGTGCATGAAGTGAGAAGGCTTCGTTTAGCTCACCCTGAAGCTCCGCGCACCGCTCCAGAGTGAGATCGCCGAGCACCGCGACGTGGCGGTCGTCACGGGCGGCCATCACGGTGAAACGGCGATAGAGCTTGTGGCCGCGGTAGGGGACGACACGGGCGCGAAGGTCCAGCAGGCTGCTGCCTCTCTGGACCTTGATCCAGACCGACTCGGACCGGCGTCCCAGCCGACCGAGAACGGAGCTGATCTCCGACCGGCTCTTGGCGGAGGCAAAAATGGGGCtctcctcgtcgtcgtcgtcgtcggcagGGGCGACCCCCTTGACGATGTCACCGGGGAGTGGCATGGAGTCGTCCCACTCCTCAGAAGGCATCCCTGCTTCGACTCGTTTGACGCCGACCACCGTCCCATTGCCGCCCATCTGCGGAACAGCGACACCACCAACGGCTGCAATCTCTGATCTCTTCGATGTCTAAGAAGCCACTGCCGAATCGGCAATATAAATGCATCAGTCGACGTCAACGTTCGTGAGGAAAGAGGAGATGGGTCGGTGATAACAAGGACGCTGTTCCTATAGCGCCATAGCAGGCCTTAACAAGTCAAACACGAACAATTAGCTACGTCAACACCAATCTTCTTCACACGGCCCTCAAGCGTTTGAGTTGGGCTCGCATTCCTTCTTCCCTCTTCAAACCCAACATGTTCCTCCACAGTGTCAGGGATCGAGTTGGTGGTCGTCTGCAACGCTCGTGGTCCTCCTCTGCCGCATCAAATTGCTAAAGATGAACTGGGTTGCGACCACATGAATTCCTCTACTTCAATGAGCTCATGGAGCTCTTCGTATATGCCAAGCGAATAGCATCATAATGGTAGGTTGTTGAGATGGAGTAATGCTTCCTAGTTTGCCGATACACAGTACATGAATGAATTAAAGGCAAAATTGTTCTTCTCTCACTAATTTAATTCTCCATCTGTAAGTCGATGTGACCTCCTTTTTTGTCCTTTGGACGACTCGTCTCGTACTTCACCCATCTAAATTTTACTGTCACGCATATAACACATCCATACgtacatatatatgaatatgtgGCTGTCGTAGGATCATCGTGTCCTGCTCGTGTCCTAGAGATGCACCGATGTGGTCTCCCTCGAAGTCATAAATGATGCAGCTCGACCTGAACCATCATGCTTTCATCCATGAAGTCGTCGTCTTGCTTCCCTTGGAAGTACTGAGTGCAGGAAATAATGGGTGACAAAGATTGATCGTTGGCCTTGAAGCAGACTGTAAGATGAGGTCGCACATCACGGTGTGGAGAAGAAACCGAAGGCTCGCAGGGTTCGATTACCGTCGTCTCTCCTGAAAAGACTTGTGGTGATGGTAGAGGACTAAGTCCAAGGAAAAGAATGATCCAAATAGATCATGTGTGGAAGAACGATGGAACACTTGGCCATCAAGTGGTAGATTTATGTGGTTTTCTTCTTACAATGACTGACATGGGAAATTCGACAGTGAATTATCTGTATATGATGGTGATGATGGGACCTGAGCCAATTCCTCCCCTTTTCTTTCGCCAAAAAGTGTTTTTTGCTTGATTTGTGATGGCACAGATTAAGAGTTATTTGCAGTAGGAATTGACAACGACGATAAGGTAGCTGACGTGCTGTATGTTATCGCATTGGGTTCTTTGTGTTTGACAAAATGCAACTTTCGCTTGAAGCAATGGTGGTGTGATTGGGTGAACCAAACTTGATTTCATCATTGTCTTTGTCATCGTGAACCAAACGTTTCATCAAAGTCTAATCACAGGTCACAAGATGTCTTACCCTGTGATGGCTACATGAACCAGAGGAAGACCAACTAGGAAATGCCGAGGATCCATCAGCTAGCCAGCCAGCCATGAGAGGAGCTGCTCCATCCACCCTCCCTCCCTCACTGACATCCACATCACATGTGAAAGGAGGCACCCCACgtcccttcctttttcttttctggcTTCTTTCAGAAGGCACTGCGATTTCTTTGAAGATGAGTTCAGCTTTGAGATCCCACCCTTCGGTGGTCCTCAGCTGAAATCTTCCTTCCCACAGTGCTGTCACTTCACGCCTCGAGAAGACCACCAAAGCCCTTTGAGAGCATAACATGCAGCAgccatcatcttcctcttcttcttcttcttcttcttcttcttcttcaagggtCGAGTTCAATAATTGATGAAAATGTCACTGTCGTGCCATGCTGCGAATGGCTGCTGTATTCTTCAGCCATAATCTACGGAGACCGCATTACATCATTTGAAGTTCCTCAGGTTAATATCCCTACCGTTGATCGATCCAgcacttgaaattacatgatCATGAAATGTTCTCCGTGGTCACGAACTTTTTGACCAAGTGCAAGGCAATTATTATTAGAGGAAGGACATGTATGGAGTGCATTTGAGCGCATTAAGGCGGCTTTTACGCGATCAGTGACAGGTTAGTCCGTACTCTCCCAGCCAATCCAATCTAATCCGAAGAGGGGGACAAAGCACGTACATCCTATAAAGAGGGATAAAATTGCTTGCCTGAGTTGATCATCCTCTTCAGACATGTCGTGGATAGAAATGAGATCTTTTGTTGTTCGGAAGCATACAGATAGAACGAGGTGGAATGGTCCATGAACAGTGGTGGTTGTATTGTGTTATTAAGGCATAACTTAGGATGTGCCATAGTGTCACTTTCACGTGGTGGGGTATTTGAGAGACACAGAAGGAGACTTCTTTACGAGAGGTCCCCTTGGAGGGGCAAATGAGGTTTCAGGGCTACACGTCCATTTCACAAACCCAAG of the Musa acuminata AAA Group cultivar baxijiao chromosome BXJ2-10, Cavendish_Baxijiao_AAA, whole genome shotgun sequence genome contains:
- the LOC103969794 gene encoding uncharacterized protein LOC103969794; the protein is MGGNGTVVGVKRVEAGMPSEEWDDSMPLPGDIVKGVAPADDDDDEESPIFASAKSRSEISSVLGRLGRRSESVWIKVQRGSSLLDLRARVVPYRGHKLYRRFTVMAARDDRHVAVLGDLTLERCAELQEMSRTVVNVDGIGFIRKKSVSYDWKKKVGTYLPDRHSTLISSILFMPFPSERNFEATMTRSMAWFSSAVSSGAPLVFVNIQTEQIQKAASTDGGNCQSSWKEMSWLKQQSPKHTSTVELLQAIRLWFLPGIAEVPVVLAPEEGERRFGMDIKRTEEGFICISSVFKGSAADRAGLRNLCGDASKTGHLVIVSRLQGKGVLPTEVSSDGRIVCCDHTSIKERLAAAIEEMEEVHLHIMRWPDQRPSSNNVGPAILVPPAEIDGSTLGHKLGAKSSHIIM